The Streptococcus viridans genome contains the following window.
AGACAAGTCTTTTTTGGTCACACGACCAATGGCAGACATGATGAAGAACATCAAGGCACTAACGACGAAGGCTTTATAAACTGTCGCTTGAGCATAGCGTGCAATGATGAAACTCAAGGTAAAGCCATTCAGAGCTGAATAAGTTAAAAAGAGAGGCAAGGCCATGGGATTGTTTTTCACAGATTGTCTCGAAGCGACCAGGACCAAAATCAATTCAACAGCAATGGCAATATAGTAGACCCATGGAGCCTGAGTTAGAATATATATGAAGGTTTCTTGGAAAAGGGTCATCATCAATGCTGAGACGACAGCAGAAACTCCAACTCCAACTCCAACTAGAGAATAAATTTTGCTATAAAAGCTATTAAGACCACTTTGTTCGTGGATAACGGTTTGTTGATTCATCATCAATCATTCCTTTCAAACTTAAATTATTATGATTTTAACATTTTTCGATGGAAAAGTCTCCTCTTTGACCACTTTTTTCTCATTGGTTCTGAGGCTTCTTTGATCGCCCAGTATTTATCGACCATGGTCACGAGGAAAGATTCTTTGTAGCGAGGTGGAGCAAGCGTCAAGCCCCACATATGTTTGAGGATGATGTCCTCTTCTTTTTTATTGAGGCTTGTTATCTTTTTGGCATTTCGGACAGCTATCCGAGGATGTACCCAGGCATGGCTCTTGTTAAATTTGACCTGCCGCCAGTCGTAGTAAAAAAGATCGTGCAAGAGAGCTCCCCTTGCTGTACTTTTGGTATCCCAGCCCATCTTCTTAGAAATGCGGTAGCTGGTGTAGCTAACGTGAATGGAATGCTCTAAACGGTTGGAATGAATATGGTGGGGAATTTCCTTTAATTTTTGAAGTTTGGGATGCTGGATCAAATGTCCGACTTCAGCCATATATTCTTTGTCTTGTCGATACATGCGTCTCACCTCCTCTATCTGACTAACGCACTATTCTTCAATCATAGAAAAGATCAAAATCCCTGCAGCAACAGCGACATTCAGACTCTCTGCCTGACCTGGCATGGTGATATGAACCAGCTGATCTGCCTTCTCAGCCATCTGGTCACTAATACCTTGTCCTTCATTCCCCATGACCAGTACAAAAGCAGGGACTTTCTCCACTTGCTTATAGTCAATAGAATCCTGAGACAAGGTGGTCGCATAGATGGGGAGCTGACTTTCTTCAATGGCTGTTAAGAGTTGCTCTTTAGGCAAACGGATAACAGGAAGATGAAAATGACTCCCTTGCATAGAGCGCAAAGTTTTCATATTATACAAATCTGCTGATTGATCAGTTAGAAGCACCCCGTCAAAGCCTGCTG
Protein-coding sequences here:
- a CDS encoding HDIG domain-containing metalloprotein: MYRQDKEYMAEVGHLIQHPKLQKLKEIPHHIHSNRLEHSIHVSYTSYRISKKMGWDTKSTARGALLHDLFYYDWRQVKFNKSHAWVHPRIAVRNAKKITSLNKKEEDIILKHMWGLTLAPPRYKESFLVTMVDKYWAIKEASEPMRKKWSKRRLFHRKMLKS
- a CDS encoding TrmH family RNA methyltransferase, encoding MNIITSKSNNGIKKVKKLHQKKYRIDSYLIEGWHLYEEAINHQAPIEQVFVLEEFVDKVKKDTKVTIVTPEVLAEIADSKSPQGIVAEIKIQPIQHLQLAQGRYLLLEDVQDPGNVGTMIRTADAAGFDGVLLTDQSADLYNMKTLRSMQGSHFHLPVIRLPKEQLLTAIEESQLPIYATTLSQDSIDYKQVEKVPAFVLVMGNEGQGISDQMAEKADQLVHITMPGQAESLNVAVAAGILIFSMIEE
- a CDS encoding Bax inhibitor-1/YccA family protein, translated to MNQQTVIHEQSGLNSFYSKIYSLVGVGVGVSAVVSALMMTLFQETFIYILTQAPWVYYIAIAVELILVLVASRQSVKNNPMALPLFLTYSALNGFTLSFIIARYAQATVYKAFVVSALMFFIMSAIGRVTKKDLSGMGRAFMGALIGIIIASIANIFLQSSGMDYVLSILCVIIFAGLTAWDNQKIRYVYEQSNGQPTNGWVVVLALELYLDFINLFINILRIFGRND